One window of Ardenticatenales bacterium genomic DNA carries:
- a CDS encoding tetratricopeptide repeat protein: MPEIEDESWPAYYADKIPDHFTYYLAYAETYPRAIDEDYSILEEEHHNILSAIDNAVSCSLWQHVVRFGWSVCDPTKGYLRVRGYWSILNDLLPQMIVAAQNAQDEDAVQTFRQHYANMKLDMGDWETAEAIYHELLHHWQMVKDDHSVGVVMHQLGLLNQNIGKYAIAEDWYRQSLAVQKTEMTPLPDVEAVKEAVQELVGDGGPREISPTSDVNRALFGWYAAGKTVYSLGMVAYQRQDYEAA, translated from the coding sequence ATGCCTGAAATAGAAGATGAATCTTGGCCGGCTTATTACGCAGATAAGATTCCCGACCACTTTACCTACTACTTGGCGTATGCGGAGACGTATCCGCGAGCAATCGATGAAGACTACAGTATCCTGGAAGAAGAACATCATAATATCCTATCCGCTATCGACAATGCTGTATCTTGTTCCCTTTGGCAACACGTTGTCCGTTTTGGTTGGAGCGTTTGCGACCCAACCAAAGGCTACTTGCGTGTCCGAGGATATTGGTCAATTTTGAACGATCTTTTGCCGCAAATGATCGTCGCCGCGCAGAATGCGCAAGATGAGGATGCTGTCCAAACGTTTCGACAACATTACGCCAATATGAAATTGGATATGGGAGATTGGGAGACGGCGGAAGCAATTTATCATGAACTTTTGCACCACTGGCAAATGGTGAAAGACGATCATTCTGTTGGTGTCGTGATGCACCAGTTGGGCTTGCTCAATCAAAATATCGGCAAATACGCAATAGCGGAAGACTGGTATCGGCAAAGTCTGGCCGTGCAAAAAACAGAAATGACCCCTCTGCCGGATGTCGAAGCGGTTAAGGAGGCGGTACAGGAGTTGGTTGGCGATGGTGGTCCACGGGAGATTTCGCCAACTTCTGATGTCAATCGGGCGCTATTTGGGTGGTATGCTGCCGGCAAAACCGTTTATAGTCTGGGAATGGTCGCCTATCAACGACAAGACTACGAAGCTGCTTA
- a CDS encoding ATP-binding protein gives MVEEIKRPPFGQLLWRCRRNCTDPDRGGHLTQERLAELLDVVAGVPGYSDVRISNWERGEETIRHDKRDVLVGLVQVLVKCGGIATLLEANRLLATGGYRRLNDEEIGRISESWVGVDVPAFEKPGNPLEPTKTSAFWRNDVTVADRGIDRLIDEKVTPHEPLLQLPAKIYPQLIGRERELARLFTGFEARQKMPALYIVGLGGIGKTALAREAVEQALKKGLFEFVVWTSAKTERFVDTGIEKIEVSDYSFDQLLSDIGRQCGQLDIPQMPFTQKLSAVKYLLSQTPVLIVLDNLETVENAAQLLDDVLEIRGQSQLLITSRHFIPHPLVTPVRLGGFPLDEGLLFLRAESKLKGIDAVFHAGERTLEQIHNVTGGAPLAMKLVVGQIFYTSMDDVLQILVDARFEEPDREFYRFVFKHSWDLLSLAARKVLVTMSVFSVKIGGTRTAIQIVSKVDEGQFMPALKNLIFMSLVDPSQGLREKRYTIHQLTHYFVLSDIVKKWG, from the coding sequence ATGGTGGAGGAAATAAAACGCCCTCCTTTTGGACAGTTATTGTGGCGATGTCGGCGCAATTGCACGGATCCTGATAGGGGAGGGCATCTTACTCAGGAGCGGCTGGCGGAATTGCTGGACGTCGTGGCCGGGGTTCCTGGCTATTCAGATGTGCGTATTAGCAATTGGGAGCGGGGGGAGGAGACGATACGGCACGATAAGCGTGACGTGCTGGTGGGTTTGGTCCAGGTACTTGTCAAATGCGGTGGTATTGCCACCTTATTAGAAGCCAATCGCCTGCTGGCTACCGGCGGCTATCGGCGACTGAATGACGAGGAAATCGGACGGATAAGTGAGTCTTGGGTTGGGGTAGACGTGCCGGCATTTGAGAAGCCTGGTAATCCTTTAGAACCAACGAAAACTTCAGCCTTCTGGCGAAACGACGTTACAGTTGCTGACAGGGGAATAGACCGGTTAATTGACGAAAAGGTAACTCCTCACGAGCCGTTGCTGCAATTGCCGGCAAAAATCTACCCGCAACTCATTGGGCGCGAAAGAGAACTGGCGCGGTTGTTTACGGGATTTGAAGCGAGGCAGAAGATGCCGGCATTATACATCGTCGGCTTAGGCGGTATTGGCAAAACGGCCCTGGCGCGGGAAGCAGTGGAACAGGCTCTGAAAAAAGGTTTATTCGAGTTTGTGGTTTGGACAAGCGCCAAGACCGAAAGATTCGTAGATACAGGTATCGAGAAAATCGAAGTATCTGATTACAGTTTTGACCAGCTTCTCAGCGATATTGGCCGACAATGTGGTCAACTCGACATCCCGCAGATGCCCTTTACGCAAAAGCTGAGCGCCGTCAAATATCTGCTTTCACAGACGCCCGTACTTATCGTATTGGATAACCTGGAGACGGTTGAAAACGCCGCTCAACTCCTTGACGACGTGCTGGAGATCAGGGGGCAAAGCCAACTGCTGATTACCAGTCGCCACTTTATTCCACATCCACTTGTCACTCCCGTCCGCCTGGGCGGTTTCCCTCTGGATGAAGGCCTTCTTTTTTTACGCGCGGAAAGCAAACTAAAAGGAATCGATGCCGTTTTTCACGCTGGCGAAAGGACGTTAGAGCAAATTCATAACGTTACCGGGGGAGCGCCACTGGCAATGAAACTGGTGGTCGGGCAGATTTTTTATACGTCAATGGATGACGTCTTGCAGATCTTGGTCGACGCGAGATTTGAAGAACCAGATCGGGAATTTTACCGGTTTGTTTTCAAGCATTCCTGGGATTTGCTCTCTCTGGCGGCGCGAAAAGTCCTTGTCACTATGTCCGTCTTCTCTGTAAAAATCGGGGGAACGCGCACGGCGATTCAAATAGTGAGCAAGGTGGATGAGGGGCAGTTTATGCCGGCACTTAAAAACCTCATCTTCATGTCTCTCGTCGACCCTTCCCAGGGACTACGGGAAAAACGGTACACGATTCATCAACTCACCCACTACTTCGTTCTTTCTGACATTGTTAAAAAATGGGGATAA
- a CDS encoding tetratricopeptide repeat protein: MSKFGSTLRYFRQRAREIGTGRPLSQERLAHLLAERLGMDSLSGATISNWERGRYQIHKDDRATLIALIKVLYEYGGVLSVNETSQWLGVGNYRPLDAAERKDIDARWGEESWVTSNFVSVENALPPPTYTRFVGQEVIVQALQEQLISAQGPGVVCIYGLGGMGKTALADTVARRLTAGDRFTQVIWLASGVFPAHMEPDEAVSLLPALLLNALIPESPTPGDPRRYLAQVRYILNSQPHLLVLDDLPSVTSSAGFYDRLQFLSGTSRFLVTARTQPPPEANAYLHAMRALTQKDALELLRYYAGMSGANVLTPETENVLVGIYQVIGGHPLALRLATRLALNYSWAWLLDGWQRDQQGQITHLYENIYLRLWQSLTENEQQLLMTMLLVAQIGAQPEQLQSVSGLAETDFWPTITTLIEKSLLEPRGTTQERRYGIHQLTYQFLRNRLYHSDANKAWHTKHILANLHYWHTLTVEFTATEWHFPAEERYNIYQAIMASLSLPPETHGTTVKPSWHALARCLLTFCQQRGYWHEWLPLLKQLVSANEGVVRAALLNQLGVLYQLAHQLPDAMVAHQEALSLTMHLEDEPGIGHTVANLGRVYYRQRNFAVAAEQAGQALAIFTQQEPHGKEVASSLELLGLAVRAQGDYEAAVKYLGDSAQRWRKLNRPVELARTLNNLGNTWQARGDPEVALRYFAEAKTALTGTDSELDRVMIALSEGTIHFEMGNVAQAGTAFRTIDLAFLRRIGHVLYLGISLNNLGNVCLMEKDYENATAFLRQATEVWQASGEMLQLANSLKTLGDVFRARQRSADAREVYDKAAVLLQQYPNDLWARKLMQRVEDARSQLSHG; encoded by the coding sequence ATGAGTAAATTCGGGTCAACGCTTCGTTACTTTCGCCAACGTGCGCGAGAGATCGGAACAGGTCGCCCGCTGAGTCAGGAACGACTGGCGCATCTTTTGGCGGAGCGTTTAGGGATGGATAGTTTGTCGGGAGCGACTATTAGTAATTGGGAGCGAGGTCGGTATCAGATCCACAAGGATGATCGAGCAACGTTAATTGCTTTGATCAAAGTGTTGTATGAATATGGAGGTGTCCTGTCAGTTAATGAGACCTCCCAATGGCTGGGAGTTGGTAATTACCGCCCATTGGATGCGGCGGAACGGAAGGATATCGACGCGCGATGGGGGGAGGAGAGTTGGGTAACGTCGAATTTCGTTTCCGTTGAGAACGCTCTGCCACCTCCGACATATACGCGGTTTGTGGGACAGGAGGTCATTGTTCAGGCGCTCCAGGAGCAACTGATTTCGGCACAGGGGCCAGGGGTTGTGTGTATTTATGGATTAGGGGGAATGGGGAAAACGGCTTTGGCGGATACCGTGGCCCGCCGATTAACAGCAGGAGATAGGTTTACGCAGGTTATCTGGTTGGCATCCGGGGTATTTCCTGCCCACATGGAACCAGATGAGGCTGTTTCGTTGCTGCCGGCATTGCTGCTTAATGCCCTAATCCCTGAATCGCCTACCCCAGGTGATCCCCGGCGATATCTTGCACAAGTTCGTTATATCCTTAACTCGCAACCGCATTTGCTGGTATTAGACGACTTGCCTTCAGTCACGAGTAGCGCTGGCTTCTACGATCGGTTGCAATTTCTGAGTGGGACTTCAAGGTTCCTGGTAACTGCGCGTACGCAGCCGCCGCCAGAGGCTAATGCCTATCTCCATGCAATGAGGGCTTTGACACAGAAAGATGCATTGGAGTTGCTGCGTTATTATGCCGGCATGAGTGGCGCAAATGTGCTGACCCCAGAAACAGAGAATGTATTGGTAGGCATTTACCAGGTGATAGGTGGACATCCGCTCGCGTTGCGATTGGCGACCAGACTTGCCTTGAATTACTCATGGGCCTGGCTACTAGATGGTTGGCAACGCGATCAGCAAGGACAAATAACGCATCTTTATGAGAATATCTACCTGCGTCTCTGGCAGTCGCTGACGGAAAATGAGCAGCAATTGCTGATGACGATGTTGCTCGTGGCACAGATTGGCGCCCAACCAGAACAGTTACAATCTGTGAGTGGCTTAGCGGAAACGGATTTTTGGCCGACCATTACAACATTGATTGAAAAATCATTACTGGAACCACGCGGTACAACTCAGGAACGGCGTTATGGCATTCATCAGTTGACATACCAATTTTTGCGGAATCGGTTGTACCATTCTGATGCAAATAAAGCGTGGCATACAAAACACATTCTCGCTAACCTCCACTATTGGCATACCTTGACGGTCGAATTTACAGCGACGGAATGGCATTTCCCGGCAGAAGAACGATACAATATCTATCAGGCAATCATGGCTAGTTTGAGTTTGCCGCCAGAGACGCACGGGACAACCGTGAAACCTTCCTGGCATGCCCTGGCGCGATGTTTGCTTACTTTTTGTCAACAGCGCGGCTATTGGCACGAGTGGCTACCTTTGCTCAAGCAACTTGTTTCCGCCAATGAGGGAGTGGTCCGGGCGGCGTTGCTGAATCAGCTGGGCGTGTTGTACCAGTTGGCGCACCAACTACCAGATGCCATGGTCGCCCACCAGGAGGCGTTGTCGTTAACGATGCATCTGGAGGATGAACCGGGCATAGGTCACACGGTTGCTAATCTAGGCCGTGTCTACTATCGGCAGCGAAATTTCGCCGTTGCCGCGGAACAGGCCGGGCAGGCGTTGGCGATTTTTACCCAACAAGAACCACATGGAAAAGAAGTAGCCTCCAGCCTGGAACTCCTGGGTCTGGCGGTGCGGGCGCAAGGGGATTATGAAGCGGCCGTTAAATATCTCGGCGACTCCGCCCAACGTTGGCGAAAACTGAATCGGCCGGTTGAACTGGCCCGCACGCTCAACAATTTAGGCAATACGTGGCAAGCTCGCGGGGACCCCGAGGTGGCGCTACGCTATTTTGCGGAGGCAAAGACTGCCCTGACAGGAACAGATAGCGAATTGGATAGGGTCATGATCGCTTTGTCCGAAGGGACCATTCATTTTGAAATGGGGAATGTCGCCCAGGCAGGAACTGCTTTTCGAACCATTGACCTGGCCTTTTTACGTCGGATTGGGCATGTCCTTTATCTTGGCATATCATTGAACAATCTGGGTAATGTTTGCCTGATGGAGAAGGATTATGAAAACGCCACCGCTTTTCTCCGTCAGGCGACGGAAGTCTGGCAGGCATCTGGAGAAATGCTGCAATTGGCTAACAGCTTGAAAACATTGGGAGATGTTTTTCGCGCGCGGCAGCGGTCGGCGGATGCCAGAGAAGTCTATGACAAGGCCGCCGTGTTGTTACAGCAGTATCCGAACGATTTGTGGGCCAGAAAGTTAATGCAAAGAGTAGAAGACGCGAGAAGTCAACTATCGCATGGTTAA
- a CDS encoding tetratricopeptide repeat protein, with product MNPNPHFVRGIQANLLYWGRRVSDAAENRMDELEQERENLYQAVRYGLGVLQTSEQATELALQLFDLVDNGSYWQDWIPVMNLALRQERKPHPWMEAKLRNRLGQLYRRSHDFAAARAEHRRALTIATSARDEQARAEALLELAHVDYEQRNYAAAEEHGLEALRIFQQLEAAPKWVAGAYDILGTVAQARADFAVAQERLTLAVAMWRRARRPLDATRILVVLGNTYWYQGELEKALACMQEADERLSNTNSEMDKTNLYLALGTLYDSLERPNEAEQVFRRVNTLYLQQTENWSLQGNWLVNMGTVLLKLEQLDEAEAALRDAIALYERMDDPGQLGNAQGTLAGVLVARGDRVAAVNLYNQAIENLEQVAETAIGQYILPRFRDRRRRLLDE from the coding sequence ATGAATCCCAATCCCCATTTTGTGCGCGGCATTCAAGCCAATTTGCTCTATTGGGGGAGACGAGTAAGCGACGCTGCGGAGAACCGCATGGATGAACTGGAACAGGAACGCGAGAACCTGTACCAGGCGGTACGCTATGGGCTGGGCGTGTTGCAGACAAGCGAGCAGGCGACGGAACTGGCATTGCAGCTTTTTGACCTGGTGGACAACGGCAGCTACTGGCAAGACTGGATTCCCGTCATGAACCTGGCGCTGCGCCAGGAGCGGAAACCACACCCGTGGATGGAGGCGAAACTACGCAACCGCCTGGGTCAGCTTTATCGCCGCAGCCATGATTTTGCGGCGGCGCGGGCGGAGCACCGGCGCGCGTTGACGATAGCGACATCGGCGCGAGATGAACAGGCCAGGGCGGAAGCTCTCTTGGAATTGGCCCACGTGGATTATGAACAGCGCAACTACGCCGCCGCCGAGGAACATGGCCTTGAGGCCCTACGTATTTTCCAACAACTTGAGGCGGCTCCAAAGTGGGTGGCCGGAGCCTATGATATACTGGGCACGGTGGCGCAGGCGCGCGCGGATTTTGCCGTGGCTCAAGAACGGCTGACCCTGGCTGTAGCCATGTGGCGGCGCGCGCGGAGACCGTTGGATGCAACCCGGATTCTGGTTGTGTTGGGGAACACGTATTGGTACCAAGGGGAACTGGAGAAGGCGCTGGCCTGTATGCAGGAGGCGGACGAGCGGTTGTCCAATACCAATAGCGAGATGGACAAGACGAATCTGTATCTGGCTCTCGGTACGTTGTATGATTCGCTGGAGCGACCGAATGAAGCGGAGCAGGTGTTCCGCCGCGTGAACACGCTTTACTTGCAACAAACAGAGAATTGGTCGCTGCAGGGCAATTGGCTGGTCAATATGGGCACGGTGCTGCTGAAACTGGAGCAGTTGGACGAGGCGGAAGCGGCGCTGCGCGACGCCATAGCCCTGTACGAGCGGATGGACGATCCGGGGCAGTTGGGAAATGCGCAGGGTACATTGGCGGGCGTACTGGTGGCGAGAGGGGACAGGGTGGCCGCGGTTAACCTGTACAATCAGGCCATTGAGAACCTGGAACAGGTGGCGGAAACGGCAATCGGACAATATATACTCCCTCGTTTCCGGGATCGGCGACGGCGGCTGCTGGACGAATAG
- a CDS encoding universal stress protein has translation MYSKILIPLDGSPRAEAILPHALDVARHCRARVVLVQVVEAEIANLSAFDFLPGVNVDALKRQVEQADIYLSAVLRQFQVQGIEGEIYIKPGPVVRGILEVARELEVDLVAMASHGHTGLVRVFYGSVTAGILHHIDRPLLLVRAQ, from the coding sequence ATGTACAGCAAAATCCTGATTCCCCTGGACGGTTCGCCCCGCGCCGAAGCCATTCTTCCTCACGCCCTGGACGTTGCTCGCCACTGTCGGGCGCGCGTGGTATTGGTGCAGGTGGTGGAGGCGGAGATCGCCAACTTGAGTGCGTTCGATTTTCTGCCGGGTGTGAATGTCGATGCGCTGAAACGGCAGGTGGAGCAGGCGGACATCTATTTGTCCGCGGTCTTACGACAGTTTCAGGTACAGGGGATTGAGGGAGAAATCTATATCAAGCCTGGTCCCGTGGTGCGCGGCATTTTGGAGGTGGCGCGAGAGCTGGAGGTGGATTTGGTTGCCATGGCCAGCCACGGTCATACAGGTCTGGTGCGTGTGTTTTATGGGAGTGTGACTGCCGGCATTTTACATCACATTGACCGTCCTCTCCTTCTGGTCCGCGCCCAGTGA